A region of Burkholderiales bacterium JOSHI_001 DNA encodes the following proteins:
- a CDS encoding putative esterase of the alpha-beta hydrolase superfamily (PFAM: Patatin-like phospholipase) translates to MYDTPLTALVLSGGGARAAYQVGVLRAVAQLRRESGADLRRNPFGVICGTSAGAINAAALACRADDFDDAVHRISGVWAGFSAEQVYRADSLGVIRSGAQWLTMLSIGWVIARWRRARPRSLLDNSPLGDLLHRLVPLRRLPLMLRGKHLQAVAVSASSYASGHHVTFYDAAAPIEPWTRSQRLAVPCRLKHEHLLASSAIPFVFPAVQLPQDDQLQWFGDGSMRQTAPISPAVHLGAQRVLVIGAGRMHEPRTRELPPQQAYPSLAQIAGHAMSSIFLDGLAVDVERLQRINHTLSLLPESALAATPLRPIEALVIAPSQRLDDLAAQHQGALPAPVRALLRGVGVTGQGKDARGAALASYLLFETEYTRALMDLGEADTLARRDEVLHFFGWPPRARE, encoded by the coding sequence ATGTACGACACCCCGCTCACCGCGCTGGTGCTCTCTGGCGGCGGCGCCCGGGCGGCCTACCAGGTGGGTGTCTTGCGTGCCGTGGCGCAACTGCGCCGCGAATCCGGTGCCGACCTGCGCCGCAACCCCTTCGGCGTGATCTGCGGCACCTCGGCCGGTGCCATCAATGCTGCCGCGCTGGCCTGCCGGGCCGACGACTTTGACGACGCGGTGCACCGCATTTCGGGCGTTTGGGCCGGTTTCAGCGCCGAGCAGGTTTACCGGGCTGACTCGCTGGGGGTCATCCGCAGCGGCGCGCAGTGGCTCACCATGTTGTCGATCGGCTGGGTGATCGCGCGCTGGCGCCGCGCGCGGCCCCGATCGCTGCTGGACAACAGCCCACTGGGCGATCTGCTGCACCGCCTGGTGCCGCTGCGCCGCCTGCCCTTGATGCTGCGCGGCAAGCACCTGCAGGCGGTGGCGGTCAGCGCGTCCAGCTACGCGTCGGGCCACCACGTCACCTTCTACGACGCCGCGGCGCCCATCGAACCCTGGACCCGCTCGCAGCGCCTGGCCGTGCCCTGCCGCCTGAAGCACGAACACCTGCTGGCTTCGTCCGCCATTCCCTTCGTGTTCCCGGCGGTGCAATTGCCGCAGGACGACCAGTTGCAGTGGTTCGGTGACGGCTCCATGCGCCAGACCGCACCCATCTCTCCTGCGGTGCACCTGGGCGCGCAGCGGGTGCTGGTGATCGGTGCCGGCCGCATGCACGAGCCGCGCACCCGGGAATTGCCGCCGCAGCAGGCCTACCCCAGCCTGGCGCAGATTGCCGGTCATGCCATGTCCAGCATCTTCCTGGACGGCCTGGCGGTGGACGTGGAACGGCTGCAGCGCATCAACCACACCTTGTCGCTGCTGCCGGAATCGGCCCTGGCGGCCACGCCGCTGCGGCCCATTGAAGCCCTGGTCATCGCCCCCAGCCAACGCCTGGACGACCTGGCTGCGCAGCACCAGGGCGCGTTGCCGGCTCCGGTGCGGGCCTTGTTGCGTGGTGTGGGTGTCACGGGCCAGGGCAAGGACGCGCGCGGTGCCGCACTGGCCAGCTACCTGCTGTTCGAAACCGAATACACCCGCGCCTTGATGGACCTGGGCGAAGCCGACACGCTGGCCCGGCGCGACGAGGTGCTGCATTTCTTCGGCTGGCCGCCGCGCGCAAGGGAATGA
- a CDS encoding putative RNA-binding protein (PFAM: Helix-hairpin-helix motif), translating into MIKRVLSALLALMVSVAFAAGVDANKATQAELEAIKGIGPAVAGKILDERKKGNFKDWNDLVERVKGIGEGNAAKFSAEGLTVGGSSFKGAAPAAKKDDKPTAAKETKPAAAAAPAKDAKPAATAAAPAAPVAPAPAAAKKDDKPAAADDKKAKAAEEKKAKAEEKKAKAEADKKAKEDAKKAKEDAKKAKADDKKAAADKPTAAASAAKK; encoded by the coding sequence ATGATCAAGCGTGTTCTGAGCGCCCTGCTGGCGCTGATGGTGTCGGTGGCCTTTGCCGCCGGCGTTGACGCCAACAAGGCCACCCAGGCCGAACTGGAAGCGATCAAGGGCATCGGCCCGGCGGTGGCCGGCAAGATCCTGGACGAGCGCAAGAAGGGCAACTTCAAGGACTGGAACGACCTGGTCGAGCGCGTCAAGGGCATTGGCGAAGGCAACGCCGCCAAGTTCTCGGCCGAAGGCCTGACGGTGGGTGGTTCGTCGTTCAAGGGCGCGGCCCCGGCCGCCAAGAAGGACGACAAGCCCACGGCTGCCAAGGAAACCAAGCCCGCCGCCGCGGCTGCACCGGCCAAGGACGCCAAGCCGGCGGCAACCGCCGCAGCGCCGGCCGCACCGGTGGCACCCGCCCCGGCCGCAGCCAAGAAGGACGACAAGCCCGCCGCCGCCGACGACAAGAAGGCCAAGGCTGCTGAAGAGAAGAAGGCCAAGGCCGAGGAAAAGAAGGCCAAGGCCGAGGCCGACAAGAAGGCCAAGGAAGATGCCAAGAAGGCGAAGGAAGACGCCAAGAAGGCCAAGGCCGACGACAAGAAGGCCGCTGCCGACAAGCCGACGGCTGCCGCCTCGGCCGCCAAGAAGTAA
- a CDS encoding Glycosyltransferase family 10 (fucosyltransferase) (PFAM: Glycosyltransferase family 10 (fucosyltransferase)), producing the protein MASVFASLVASHMRHNLPFTPGAGPNGGEFFLPWRALREAFAQQGVELNTPDRNTGQRVAFELHLNAQRQVPTDRPCYSFLYEDPMVRPLNADPQALARYRLLFTWNEELLGQARTLRLDYPNDLRPRPVPAWDGRDLFAVMIASNKALRHPDPRSLHAQRVSVIRHFEAHAPDLFTLYGPGWHIPAVRPGAWGRVAKRLNEWRARLIPGRPFPSWRGRVATKAEVLDRAKFCICFENSRGSPGYISEKIFDCLTSGCVPVYAGTTHATPPVPADCFISADRFSHWAEMVDHLRAIDAPRFALYQDAMRRFLASEGARRFDNAHFCLTLVAAITADRSAWAA; encoded by the coding sequence ATGGCAAGCGTCTTCGCGTCCCTGGTGGCCAGCCACATGCGCCACAACCTGCCCTTCACGCCCGGGGCGGGGCCCAATGGCGGCGAGTTCTTCCTGCCCTGGCGCGCGCTGCGCGAGGCGTTTGCACAGCAGGGGGTGGAGCTGAACACGCCCGACCGCAACACCGGCCAGCGCGTGGCCTTCGAGCTGCACTTGAATGCCCAGCGCCAGGTGCCCACCGACCGCCCCTGCTACAGCTTCCTGTACGAAGACCCGATGGTGCGTCCGTTGAACGCCGATCCCCAGGCGCTGGCGCGTTATCGCCTGCTTTTCACCTGGAACGAAGAACTGCTGGGCCAAGCCCGCACCCTGCGTCTGGACTACCCGAACGACCTGCGCCCGCGCCCGGTGCCGGCCTGGGACGGGCGCGACCTGTTCGCGGTGATGATTGCGTCCAACAAGGCCCTGCGCCACCCCGACCCGCGCAGCCTGCATGCGCAGCGCGTGTCGGTGATCCGCCACTTTGAAGCCCACGCGCCCGACCTCTTCACGCTGTATGGGCCCGGCTGGCACATCCCGGCGGTGCGGCCAGGCGCCTGGGGACGCGTGGCCAAACGCCTGAACGAATGGCGCGCGCGCCTGATTCCGGGCCGTCCCTTCCCCAGCTGGCGCGGCCGCGTGGCCACCAAGGCCGAGGTGCTGGATCGGGCGAAGTTCTGCATCTGCTTCGAAAACTCACGCGGCAGCCCCGGCTACATCAGCGAAAAGATCTTCGATTGCCTGACCAGCGGCTGCGTGCCGGTGTACGCAGGCACCACCCATGCCACGCCACCGGTGCCGGCCGACTGCTTCATCAGCGCCGACCGCTTCAGCCACTGGGCGGAGATGGTTGACCACCTGCGCGCCATCGACGCCCCGCGATTTGCCCTCTACCAGGACGCGATGCGCCGCTTCCTAGCCAGCGAAGGCGCACGGCGCTTTGACAATGCTCACTTCTGCCTCACCTTGGTGGCGGCCATCACCGCTGACCGCTCGGCCTGGGCCGCCTGA
- a CDS encoding hypothetical protein (manually curated~non-canonical start codon), producing MKTTEPTIDTAVLFLVFNRPDTTRRVFQAIRRAQPARLYVSADGPRSGRDGEAERCAEVRRIASEVDWPCTLHTRFLDHNLGCKNGVSSGISWFFQQESEGIVLEDDVLPVDGFFAWCKELLQRYRDDPRVGLIAGCNHVADHYTPPHSYMFTRHSHVWGWASWRRAWQHYDVQMRSWPQWRHSGGLLRATGGDACVADYWRGVFDRMHGRRADTWDYQWLYTLWSQDLLSVLPAHNLVHNLGIGADATHAVDSVAPYIANNPPREPAMPLRHPPAVQRDAAADRAIWHHVTGLTPLRCAKRTPARWLRALRDRFQGPPPADHG from the coding sequence CTGAAGACAACGGAGCCCACCATCGACACCGCTGTCCTGTTCCTGGTCTTCAACCGGCCCGACACCACCCGCCGTGTGTTCCAGGCCATCCGCCGCGCCCAGCCGGCACGGCTGTACGTGTCAGCGGACGGGCCGCGCAGCGGGCGCGACGGCGAGGCCGAGCGATGCGCCGAAGTGCGCCGCATCGCCAGCGAGGTGGACTGGCCCTGCACCCTGCACACCCGGTTTCTGGACCACAACCTGGGCTGCAAGAACGGCGTGTCCAGCGGCATCAGCTGGTTTTTCCAGCAGGAAAGCGAAGGCATCGTGCTGGAAGACGACGTCTTGCCGGTGGACGGCTTCTTCGCCTGGTGCAAGGAACTGCTGCAGCGCTACCGCGACGACCCGCGGGTGGGTCTGATCGCGGGCTGCAACCATGTGGCCGACCACTACACGCCGCCGCACAGCTACATGTTCACCCGCCACAGCCACGTCTGGGGCTGGGCCTCCTGGCGCCGGGCCTGGCAGCATTACGACGTGCAGATGCGCAGCTGGCCGCAATGGCGGCACAGCGGCGGCCTGCTGCGTGCCACCGGTGGCGATGCCTGCGTGGCCGACTACTGGCGCGGCGTGTTCGACCGCATGCATGGCCGGCGCGCCGACACCTGGGACTACCAGTGGCTCTACACCCTGTGGTCGCAGGACCTGCTGAGCGTGCTGCCGGCCCACAACCTGGTGCACAACCTGGGCATCGGCGCCGACGCCACCCACGCGGTGGACAGCGTTGCGCCCTACATCGCCAACAACCCGCCGCGTGAACCGGCAATGCCCCTGCGTCACCCGCCCGCCGTGCAGCGCGACGCCGCGGCCGACCGCGCCATCTGGCACCACGTGACCGGCCTCACGCCGCTGCGCTGCGCCAAGCGCACACCTGCACGCTGGCTGCGTGCCCTGCGCGACCGCTTCCAGGGCCCGCCCCCGGCCGACCATGGCTGA
- a CDS encoding hypothetical protein (TIGRFAM: methyltransferase, FkbM family) has product MAHPIPLRRRLTRQVKDTLKDLRGPLAYRQTAYGQEAEDLLLMRMLDPKRVGFYVEVGSHHPIRFSNTYNFYRRGWRGLCIDPVPGLVRRFARWRPRDIALELGIAESAGSLTFHLFNEPALNTFSPELAAERDGRNNWAIVERRTVPVQPLAAVLAQHLPADVQAIDFMSIDVEGMDLQVLRSNDWTRYRPRIVVTECLDSRMSNWPTDPVVQFMAQQQYFPVAKAIHSVFFQRDSDALGG; this is encoded by the coding sequence ATGGCCCACCCGATACCGCTTCGTCGACGCCTGACACGCCAGGTCAAGGACACGCTGAAGGACCTGCGCGGGCCGCTGGCCTATCGCCAGACCGCCTATGGCCAGGAGGCCGAAGACCTGCTGCTGATGCGCATGCTGGACCCGAAGCGCGTAGGCTTCTACGTGGAGGTGGGCAGCCACCACCCGATCCGCTTCTCCAACACCTACAACTTCTACCGCCGTGGCTGGCGCGGCCTGTGCATCGACCCGGTGCCGGGGCTGGTGCGGCGCTTTGCGCGCTGGCGCCCGCGCGACATCGCGCTGGAGTTGGGCATCGCCGAATCGGCCGGTTCGCTGACCTTCCACCTGTTCAACGAGCCGGCGCTGAACACCTTCTCGCCCGAGCTGGCCGCCGAGCGCGACGGCCGCAACAACTGGGCCATCGTGGAACGCCGCACCGTGCCGGTCCAACCGCTGGCGGCCGTGCTGGCCCAGCACCTCCCGGCGGACGTCCAGGCCATCGACTTCATGTCCATCGACGTCGAAGGCATGGACCTGCAGGTGCTGCGCTCCAACGACTGGACGCGCTACCGCCCCCGCATCGTGGTCACCGAATGCCTGGACTCGCGCATGTCGAACTGGCCCACCGACCCGGTGGTGCAGTTCATGGCGCAGCAGCAGTACTTCCCGGTGGCGAAGGCCATCCACAGCGTGTTCTTCCAGCGCGACAGCGACGCGCTGGGCGGCTGA
- a CDS encoding putative N-acetylglucosaminyl transferase, with protein sequence MEFDFQWLLIGLPVAFALGWLASRFDLRQWRRSDRDSPKAYFKGLNLLLNEQQDKAIDAFIEAVQNDPDTTELHFALGNLFRRRGEFERAVRVHQHLLQRGDLNSSERERAQHALAQDYMKAGLFDRAEEAFRALEGTPFHTEARLARLGLYERSRDWPAAAEVAALLEQSGTGSFAQRIAHYHCELALAADDRGDTAAADQALQRARQIAPQAARPLILLAQRHLKAGRAQEALATWAELRERQPESFALVAGDYAACALALNQADLARSTLGALVKQRPGIDLLRALALLNGQSAGASDGVRDWLRQQPTLSAALEVLDADNDKLQGPELKAVREAVARAARPLQRYRCAACGFEAQRYFWQCPGCLNWDSYPPVRVEEA encoded by the coding sequence ATGGAATTCGACTTCCAGTGGTTGCTGATCGGTCTGCCCGTGGCCTTCGCACTGGGCTGGCTGGCCTCGCGCTTCGACCTGCGCCAGTGGCGCCGCAGCGACCGCGATTCGCCCAAGGCCTACTTCAAAGGCCTGAACCTGCTGCTGAACGAACAGCAGGACAAGGCCATCGACGCCTTCATCGAAGCGGTGCAGAACGACCCCGACACCACCGAGTTGCACTTCGCGCTGGGCAACCTGTTCCGCCGCCGCGGTGAATTTGAACGCGCGGTGCGCGTGCACCAGCACCTGCTGCAGCGCGGCGACCTGAACAGCAGCGAACGCGAACGCGCCCAGCATGCGCTGGCGCAGGACTACATGAAGGCCGGCCTGTTCGACCGCGCCGAAGAAGCCTTCCGTGCCCTGGAGGGAACGCCCTTCCACACCGAAGCCCGGCTGGCCCGACTGGGCCTGTACGAGCGCTCGCGCGACTGGCCGGCCGCGGCCGAGGTGGCAGCGCTGCTGGAACAAAGCGGCACAGGCTCCTTCGCCCAGCGCATCGCCCACTACCACTGCGAACTGGCGCTGGCGGCCGATGACCGTGGCGACACCGCCGCTGCCGACCAGGCGCTGCAGCGCGCTCGCCAGATCGCGCCGCAGGCGGCGCGGCCGCTGATCCTGCTGGCCCAAAGGCATCTGAAGGCCGGCCGTGCCCAGGAAGCCTTGGCCACCTGGGCCGAACTGCGCGAACGCCAGCCCGAAAGCTTCGCCCTGGTGGCGGGGGACTACGCCGCCTGTGCCCTGGCGCTGAACCAGGCCGACCTGGCGCGCAGCACCCTGGGCGCGCTGGTGAAGCAGCGCCCCGGCATCGACCTGCTGCGCGCGCTGGCCCTGCTGAACGGCCAGAGTGCCGGCGCCAGCGATGGCGTGCGCGACTGGCTGCGCCAGCAGCCCACGCTGTCGGCCGCGCTGGAGGTGCTGGACGCCGACAACGACAAGCTGCAAGGGCCAGAGCTGAAGGCCGTGCGTGAAGCTGTGGCCCGCGCCGCGCGGCCGCTGCAGCGCTACCGCTGCGCCGCCTGCGGCTTCGAAGCCCAACGCTACTTCTGGCAATGCCCGGGTTGCCTGAACTGGGACAGCTACCCGCCGGTGCGCGTGGAGGAAGCGTGA
- a CDS encoding uncharacterized integral membrane protein (PFAM: Protein of unknown function (DUF1049)) produces MRILVWLFRGLVFFTLFAFALNNQQDVVLRWFFGVQWRAPLVIVVLSAFAAGCALGVLAMVPAWWQHRRVATGARAPAQASSGTATTPGASASGELALPHPPREGL; encoded by the coding sequence ATGCGCATCCTTGTCTGGCTGTTTCGCGGCCTTGTCTTCTTCACCCTCTTTGCGTTCGCGCTGAACAACCAGCAGGACGTGGTGCTGCGCTGGTTCTTCGGCGTCCAGTGGCGCGCGCCGCTGGTCATCGTGGTCCTGAGCGCTTTTGCCGCCGGTTGTGCGCTGGGGGTGCTGGCCATGGTGCCGGCCTGGTGGCAGCACCGCCGCGTGGCCACCGGCGCCCGCGCCCCTGCGCAGGCCAGCAGCGGCACGGCCACCACGCCCGGCGCGTCGGCGTCCGGCGAACTGGCCTTGCCCCACCCGCCGCGCGAGGGGCTGTAG
- a CDS encoding integration host factor, beta subunit (PFAM: Bacterial DNA-binding protein~TIGRFAM: integration host factor, beta subunit), translating into MTRSDLVAKLAERFGQLTQRDTEFAVKTILDAMTDALSRGHRIEIRGFGSFSINRRPPRVGRNPRSGEQVTIPEKLVPHFKPGKALREAVDARMPADETPDRPAS; encoded by the coding sequence ATGACCCGGTCCGACCTGGTTGCCAAGCTGGCCGAGCGATTCGGCCAGCTGACGCAGCGTGACACCGAGTTCGCGGTGAAGACCATCCTCGACGCGATGACCGACGCCCTGTCGCGCGGCCATCGCATCGAGATCCGCGGGTTCGGCAGCTTCTCCATCAATCGCCGGCCGCCGCGCGTGGGGCGCAACCCCCGCAGCGGCGAGCAGGTGACCATTCCGGAGAAGCTGGTGCCGCATTTCAAGCCGGGCAAGGCCCTGCGCGAAGCGGTGGACGCACGCATGCCGGCCGACGAGACTCCCGACCGGCCTGCGTCCTGA
- a CDS encoding ribosomal protein S1 (PFAM: S1 RNA binding domain~TIGRFAM: ribosomal protein S1) encodes MSQTQTAPGGGDSFAAMFEESLQRNDMRVGEVISAEVVRIDFNHVVVNAGLKSESYVPVEEFKNDQGELEVQVGDFVSVAIDAIENGYGDTILSRDKAKRLASWLSLETALESGDFVTGTVSGKVKGGLTVLVNGIRAFLPGSLIDTRPVKDLTPYEGKTMEFKVIKLDRKRNNVVLSRRAVVEASMGEERAKLLETLSEGAIVNGVVKNITEYGAFVDLGGIDGLLHITDMAWRRVRHPSEVVTVGQELQAKVLKFDAEKNRVSLGLKQLGDDPWMGVSRRYPSGTRLFGKVTNIADYGAFVEIEPGIEGLVHVSEMDWTNKNVAPAKVVTLGDEVEVMVLEIDEDKRRISLGMKQCKANPWEEFAGNVKRGDKVKGPIKSITDFGVFVGLAQGIDGLVHLSDLSWHETGEAAVRNFKKGQEVEAVVLGIDIERERISLGIKQLDGDPFATYTSVNDRGMLVSGKVKTVDPRGAEIQLADDVTGYLRASEIGRDRVEDARNVLKEGDEVSVMIVNVDRKARSIQLSIKAKDQVDQQEAMQRLAQSNERETAGTTSLGALLRAKLDNNKAE; translated from the coding sequence ATGTCCCAAACTCAAACCGCCCCTGGCGGCGGCGATTCTTTCGCCGCCATGTTCGAAGAATCGCTCCAGCGCAATGACATGCGCGTGGGCGAGGTCATCTCCGCCGAGGTCGTGCGCATCGACTTCAACCACGTTGTGGTCAACGCGGGGCTCAAGAGCGAGTCCTACGTGCCCGTGGAGGAGTTCAAGAACGACCAGGGCGAACTCGAAGTCCAGGTTGGCGACTTCGTGTCGGTGGCCATCGACGCCATCGAGAACGGCTACGGCGACACCATCCTGTCGCGCGACAAGGCCAAGCGCCTGGCCTCCTGGCTGAGCCTGGAAACCGCGCTGGAGTCGGGCGACTTCGTCACCGGCACCGTCAGCGGCAAGGTCAAGGGCGGCCTGACCGTGCTGGTCAACGGCATCCGCGCCTTCCTGCCCGGCTCGCTGATCGATACGCGCCCGGTCAAGGACCTGACGCCGTACGAAGGCAAGACCATGGAGTTCAAGGTCATCAAGCTGGACCGCAAGCGCAATAACGTCGTGCTGTCGCGCCGCGCCGTGGTCGAGGCTTCGATGGGCGAAGAACGCGCCAAGCTGCTGGAAACCCTGTCCGAAGGCGCCATCGTCAACGGCGTGGTCAAGAACATCACCGAATACGGCGCCTTCGTGGACCTGGGCGGCATCGACGGCCTGCTGCACATCACCGACATGGCCTGGCGCCGTGTGCGTCACCCCAGCGAAGTGGTCACCGTGGGCCAGGAACTGCAGGCGAAGGTGCTGAAGTTCGACGCCGAGAAGAACCGCGTGTCCCTGGGCCTGAAGCAGCTGGGCGACGACCCCTGGATGGGCGTGTCGCGCCGCTACCCGAGCGGCACGCGCCTGTTCGGCAAGGTGACCAACATCGCCGACTACGGTGCCTTCGTGGAAATCGAACCCGGCATCGAAGGCCTGGTGCACGTTTCCGAAATGGACTGGACCAACAAGAACGTGGCCCCCGCCAAGGTGGTGACGCTCGGCGACGAGGTCGAGGTCATGGTCCTGGAAATCGACGAAGACAAGCGCCGCATCAGCCTGGGCATGAAGCAGTGCAAGGCCAACCCGTGGGAAGAATTCGCGGGCAACGTCAAGCGCGGCGACAAGGTCAAGGGCCCCATCAAGAGCATCACCGACTTCGGCGTGTTCGTGGGCCTGGCGCAAGGCATCGACGGCCTGGTGCACCTGTCCGACCTGAGCTGGCACGAAACCGGCGAAGCCGCCGTGCGCAACTTCAAGAAGGGCCAGGAAGTCGAGGCCGTGGTGCTGGGCATCGACATCGAGCGCGAGCGCATCAGCCTGGGCATCAAGCAGCTGGACGGCGACCCGTTTGCCACCTACACCTCGGTGAACGACCGCGGCATGCTGGTGAGCGGCAAGGTCAAGACCGTGGACCCGCGCGGCGCTGAAATCCAGCTGGCCGACGACGTGACCGGCTACCTGCGTGCTTCCGAAATCGGCCGCGACCGCGTGGAAGACGCGCGCAACGTGCTGAAGGAAGGCGACGAGGTCTCGGTGATGATCGTCAACGTGGACCGCAAGGCGCGTTCGATTCAGCTGTCGATCAAGGCCAAGGACCAGGTCGACCAGCAGGAAGCCATGCAGCGCCTGGCCCAGAGCAACGAGCGCGAAACCGCCGGCACCACCAGCCTGGGCGCCCTGCTGCGCGCCAAGCTGGACAACAACAAGGCCGAGTGA
- a CDS encoding cytidylate kinase/3-phosphoshikimate 1-carboxyvinyltransferase (PFAM: Cytidylate kinase; EPSP synthase (3-phosphoshikimate 1-carboxyvinyltransferase)~TIGRFAM: cytidylate kinase; 3-phosphoshikimate 1-carboxyvinyltransferase), giving the protein MYDIPHLDLPPFVGAAGTVRLPGSKSISNRVLLLAGLCEGSTTVHDLLDSDDTQVMLAALQALGCTLRHDGAQLHITGLGGRLAVNQAQLFLGNAGTAMRPLTAALAVLVATQGGDITLSGVPRMHERPIGDLVDALRQLGCEVACTGQEGYPPLRLTGRPGAKLNTAQPVRVRGDVSSQFLTALLMALPLVALNAPVVIEVQGELISKPYIEITLNLLARFGIVVQREGWSRFTIPAGSHYRSPGSIHVEGDASSASYFVAIGAIAATDRPIRIEGVGLDAIQGDIRFLDAARALGAHIEGGPGWVEVKRGTWPLKAISLDCNHIPDAAMTLAAMALYADGPVHLSGIASWRVKETDRIAAMATELRKVGAAVVEGPDFITVTAPEPGAWRPAAIHTYDDHRMAMCLSLAAFNPLAPTAAGARVPVRILDPRCVGKTFPDYFEALFAVARADAADIPVITIDGPTASGKGTLASSVAARLGWHQLDSGLLYRATALAAQRAGVADTDEAGLARVAAALSLRFDGEAVWLATGTSEEDVALALRQEAVGAMASKISALPAVRQALHTLQLAFRRAPGLVADGRDMGTVIFPDARLKVFLTASAGMRAERRLKQLISKGIPANIDSLRADLEARDARDRNRSIAPLKAAPGALELDNSALGVDPSVQWVLDGWSQRQRFD; this is encoded by the coding sequence ATGTACGACATCCCTCACCTTGACCTGCCCCCTTTCGTGGGCGCCGCCGGCACCGTTCGACTGCCCGGCTCCAAGAGCATTTCCAACCGCGTGCTGCTGCTGGCCGGCTTGTGCGAAGGCAGCACCACCGTCCACGACCTGCTGGATTCGGACGACACCCAGGTGATGCTGGCCGCGTTGCAGGCGCTGGGCTGCACGCTGCGGCACGACGGGGCGCAACTGCACATCACCGGCCTGGGCGGCCGCCTGGCGGTGAACCAGGCGCAGCTGTTCCTGGGCAACGCCGGCACCGCCATGCGCCCGCTCACCGCGGCGCTGGCGGTGCTGGTGGCCACGCAGGGCGGCGACATCACGCTCAGCGGCGTGCCGCGCATGCACGAACGTCCCATCGGCGACCTGGTGGACGCACTGCGCCAGCTGGGCTGTGAGGTGGCCTGTACCGGCCAGGAAGGCTACCCGCCGCTGCGCCTGACCGGCCGGCCCGGCGCGAAGCTGAACACTGCCCAGCCGGTGCGCGTGCGCGGCGATGTGTCCAGCCAGTTCTTGACGGCGCTGTTGATGGCGTTGCCGCTGGTGGCACTGAACGCACCGGTGGTCATCGAGGTGCAGGGCGAGCTGATCTCCAAACCCTACATCGAGATCACCCTCAACCTGCTGGCGCGCTTTGGCATCGTCGTGCAGCGCGAAGGCTGGAGCCGCTTCACGATTCCCGCCGGCAGCCACTACCGCAGCCCTGGCAGCATTCATGTGGAAGGCGACGCTTCCTCGGCCAGCTACTTCGTGGCCATCGGTGCCATCGCGGCCACCGACCGGCCGATCCGCATCGAAGGTGTGGGACTGGATGCCATCCAGGGCGACATCCGCTTCCTGGACGCGGCCCGGGCCCTGGGGGCGCACATCGAAGGCGGCCCCGGCTGGGTGGAGGTGAAGCGTGGCACCTGGCCGCTGAAGGCCATTTCGCTGGACTGCAACCACATCCCCGACGCCGCCATGACCCTGGCGGCGATGGCGCTGTACGCCGACGGCCCGGTGCACCTGAGCGGCATCGCCAGCTGGCGCGTGAAGGAAACCGACCGCATCGCGGCCATGGCGACCGAGTTGCGCAAGGTGGGGGCCGCGGTGGTGGAAGGGCCGGACTTCATCACCGTCACGGCGCCTGAGCCGGGCGCCTGGCGGCCCGCCGCGATCCACACCTATGACGACCACCGCATGGCCATGTGCCTGTCGCTGGCGGCTTTCAACCCACTGGCACCCACCGCCGCCGGCGCGCGGGTGCCGGTGCGCATCCTCGACCCGCGCTGCGTCGGCAAGACCTTCCCCGACTACTTCGAGGCCCTGTTCGCGGTGGCGCGGGCCGATGCGGCCGACATCCCGGTGATCACCATCGACGGCCCCACCGCGTCCGGCAAGGGCACGCTGGCCTCGTCCGTGGCGGCGCGCTTGGGCTGGCACCAGTTGGATTCCGGCCTGCTGTACCGTGCCACCGCCCTCGCCGCCCAGAGGGCCGGCGTGGCCGATACCGACGAAGCCGGCCTGGCGCGGGTGGCCGCCGCGCTTTCGCTGCGCTTTGACGGCGAAGCGGTCTGGCTGGCCACAGGCACCAGCGAGGAAGACGTGGCCCTGGCCCTGCGCCAGGAAGCCGTGGGCGCCATGGCGTCCAAGATCTCCGCCCTGCCCGCGGTGCGCCAGGCGCTGCACACCCTGCAGTTGGCTTTTCGGCGCGCGCCGGGCCTGGTGGCCGACGGGCGCGACATGGGCACGGTCATCTTCCCGGACGCCCGGCTGAAGGTGTTTCTCACAGCCAGCGCCGGCATGCGCGCCGAGCGCCGCCTTAAGCAATTGATTTCAAAGGGAATTCCGGCTAATATCGACAGTCTTCGCGCCGACCTGGAGGCGCGCGATGCCCGCGATAGAAATCGCAGCATTGCGCCCTTGAAAGCGGCGCCAGGGGCGCTGGAACTCGACAACTCCGCACTCGGCGTGGACCCTTCGGTCCAGTGGGTGCTGGATGGCTGGTCCCAGCGTCAGCGCTTCGACTGA